The following coding sequences are from one Oryzias melastigma strain HK-1 linkage group LG20, ASM292280v2, whole genome shotgun sequence window:
- the zfhx2 gene encoding zinc finger homeobox protein 4 isoform X2 — MLTYAEESGELVRSQRNGVAKWVCPLCQQGQSNRSSLSLHLNEQHSVLPSCVNRLLDIIVLKQSASEEEENQAPQSTDTESLHTEDSSSESRQSRESSNSTQMLGDKDMDEDRAMEQEGGKVQQEQEEEETPIAGAKQQNATESTEMPDTSEKSLGKNGVPAENNTRSFKCNACQESFSSRTALSVHYTSTSHIQRMTTGPAKQGAESNPQSPSVSARPFTLNKPYQCAVCRVSYNHAITLESHMKSVLHQTRSRNAGMVAQTVNSATAAANLRGNAACASNIVVTSGNETGHLVTSSTSAAPGTLMPTSAKEGEQIPTSQVAQSLLASPVASAQAVSAFLTLLTSSPNTLSHSLLPSLFTASAAPGAAAPQLVPQPQMVMPLILNGLQAQTQQHQENQQGQLLTQCVPFVGLGAAQQALLTQRLNSLQNQWPSAGLLNIQPSQEDPKQTVQSEGEQEKKDSIETSEDQMRDDLKRGSFNIKEEKCEELYQCDSTEVKVDSNEGRRQKERRSSSSDRNAATNQPESDADKAAALNLSQAATERSLCNNVSPSTSMPSNASLSPVNLNLTLSPDSTPQKPLTSPGDSPKSNPSSNALTTNQTRLHSKPVRSSYPDLPVLSEFQSEVLWAFFESRSEADAASPPHEDCEALGREVGLSEEEVRRWLTQACQAKQRQRATEVERLTRFSGRFQGSEDYDDDEESMLVIAEGESESDVQATSGRAIDLSSTRRKHKPRVVGSKGQEDSCLTSDSENEVYTSVIVSDEESQNEVVKESHESPPKVETQQDAPNGSAGGKVLRSTTVFLSDAEDEYEDDEGGGSHGGKRKKRKGEFERDEVEVKRERPDPDVDLELEAQGDPPSSHSSTTDIAGIAPGALHSFPLSLGPFSAQFLNPYVLSLPPSMLTDGGKMPLFSNPQNVTRFSNSILSQSLSSHSPLSPYLSNGDDCESALDLSMGKNNSKSVSSPSSLADSIAAQKGQLLDGLGLRPTSKGLVVVQVKPESIAAMSPSNSPINLVNCSNIATPHINARAAAKMNAMLMEREREKEKDREQQQQRKSKGKRYRDMRRSRTIIQAEQLDILYGCYFKDPNPGKHEFEQISEWVHLPKKVVQIWFQNMRARERKGEVRFISDGTLAAVGKPLIKFTWPLSKPIFSNKSASNNTGGITATPIVRTLIKTDREPGKDLDKAVMVKKITPVPIKPKEMSSTAAGSPVSSSASAMPKTHPETTSNVTMVKVTPKVSTPVLLAAPRDLIPIAPRPPHPQKAEESEEEKTDEEKDDGSEMTSGPGIANRMVPKLATTPINNRASVTAVVPQKQNGLNYWTPKVPIKINTLSREQLALPTHSARTIPPPPTPNIAPVSPNTQSSVKVASPSTPAVAKSSPGDSGFLSHSSSRRPRTHLSCLQLSILQSCYETCAHPNAMECEAIGSELNLPLKVVQIWFQNTRAKEKRWRLQQEKLSPLTGGKVDMSSGGYLQYSALKANRPILPKPVQLTVTEPLASPVPGQPVPKEALTGHCDACKVSFESRAAARAHVFSPRHLATLRTTNFGQPTALVKSGSSTSGSGSILPSSQVSLPTPVASSGAGSEGEIVIELPLSTATSSS; from the exons ATGCTGACGTATGCC GAGGAGTCTGGAGAGTTGGTGCGCAGTCAAAGGAATGGAGTGGCAAAGTGGGTGTGCCCCCTCTGCCAGCAAGGGCAATCAAACAGATCTTCCTTGTCTTTACATCTCAATGAGCAACACAGCGTACTTCCATCGTGTGTCAACCGGCTGCTGGACATT attgttttaaaacaaagtgcAAGTGAAGAAGAGGAAAATCAAGCTCCACAGTCAACAG ATACCGAATCTTTACACACTGAAGACAGCAGTTCAGAGTCCCGGCAGTCTCGCGAGAGTTCCAACTCTACCCAGATGCTCGGAGATAAAGACATGGATGAAGACAGAGCAATGGAGCAGGAGGGAGGTAAAGTTCAACAAGAgcaagaagaggaggaaacccCAATCGCAGGAGCCAAACAACAAAATGCAACCGAAAGCACAGAAATGCCCGACACAAGTGAAAAGTCACTCGGTAAAAATGGTGTGCCAGCTGAAAATAATACCCGctcattcaaatgcaatgctTGCCAGGAAAGTTTCTCCAGCAGAACTGCCTTGAGTGTTCATTACACTTCCACTTCCCACATTCAGAGAATGACGACAGGTCCTGCAAAGCAAGGTGCAGAAAGTAATCCTCAGTCTCCCTCAGTTTCAGCCCGGCCATTTACATTGAACAAACCCTACCAGTGCGCTGTGTGCCGAGTCTCTTACAATCATGCCATCACCCTTGAGAGCCATATGAAATCTGTCCTACACCAGACTCGCAGTAGAAATGCTGGAATGGTCGCACAAACTGTAAACAGTGCAACGGCTGCTGCTAACCTGAGAGGTAATGCCGCCTGCGCCTCAAATATTGTAGTGACTTCTGGAAATGAAACGGGTCATTTAGTCACCTCCAGCACCAGCGCTGCTCCTGGGACACTAATGCCAACCTCTGCTAAAGAGGGCGAGCAGATTCCGACTTCACAAGTGGCTCAATCCCTTCTCGCCTCCCCGGTGGCCTCGGCTCAAGCGGTCTCTGCCTTTCTCACCCTTCTCACTTCCAGTCCCAACACCCTGTCGCACTCCCTGCTCCCCTCCCTGTTCACGGCCAGCGCTGCTCCTGGTGCTGCTGCGCCTCAGCTCGTGCCTCAGCCTCAAATGGTAATGCCCTTGATCCTGAATGGGCTTCAAGCCCAAACGCAGCAGCATCAGGAGAACCAGCAAGGCCAGCTCCTCACCCAATGTGTGCCATTTGTAGGCCTCGGTGCAGCCCAGCAAGCCCTCCTAACCCAAAGACTTAACAGCTTACAGAACCAGTGGCCCTCTGCCGGACTCCTAAACATACAGCCTTCTCAGGAAGACCCAAAGCAAACTGTACAGTCTGAGGGAGAGCAAGAGAAGAAGGACAGCATCGAGACTTCTGAAGACCAGATGAGAGATGACCTTAAGAGGGGTTCATTCAATATAAAGGAAGAGAAGTGCGAAGAACTTTACCAATGTGACAGCACAGAGGTGAAAGTTGACAGTAATGAAGGCAGGAGGCAGAAGGAGCGTCGCAGCAGCTCATCAGACAGAAACGCTGCCACAAACCAGCCGGAGTCGGATGCTGATAAAGCGGCCGCGTTAAACCTCTCCCAAGCTGCCACGGAGAGGAGCCTCTGCAATAACGTTTCACCTTCTACATCCATGCCGAGCAATGCAAGCCTCAGTCCTGTAAATTTAAATCTTACACTCAGCCCAGATTCTACCCCTCAAAAACCCCTCACCAGCCCTGGTGATTCCCCAAAGTCCAACCCGAGCTCCAATGCCTTAACTACAAACCAAACTCGTCTCCACTCCAAACCAGTGAGATCCAGTTATCCAGACCTTCCGGTGCTATCAGAGTTCCAGTCAGAGGTGCTCTGGGCCTTCTTTGAGTCGCGCAGTGAAGCAGATGCCGCCAGTCCTCCTCACGAGGACTGCGAAGCTCTGGGCAGAGAGGTCGGTCTGTCCGAAGAAGAGGTACGAAGGTGGTTGACCCAAGCCTGTCAGGCAAAGCAAAGACAGAGGGCAACGGAGGTGGAGCGACTGACACGATTTTCAGGACGATTCCAAGGCTCCGAGGactatgatgatgatgaggaaaGTATGCTAGTCATAGCAGAGGGTGAGTCTGAGAGTGATGTTCAGGCTACGAGTGGGCGGGCCATAGACCTGTCCAGTACTAGAAGGAAGCACAAGCCTAGAGTTGTTGGAAGTAAGGGTCAAGAAGATTCCTGTCTGACGTCAGACTCAGAAAATGAGGTCTACACCTCAGTTATTGTTTCTGATGAGGAAAGTCAGAATGAAGTGGTTAAAGAGAGCCATGAAAGTCCCCCTAAAGTTGAAACCCAGCAAGATGCTCCCAACGGGTCAGCTGGCGGGAAGGTACTGCGCTCCACTACTGTGTTCTTGTCTGACGCAGAGGATGAGtatgaagatgatgaaggtgGGGGGAGCCACGGAGGCAAGAGGAAAAAACGGAAAGGCGAGTTTGAGCGGGATGAGGTGGAGGTGAAGCGTGAGAGACCAGATCCAGACGTGGATCTGGAGTTGGAGGCTCAGGGGGATCCTCCAAGTTCACACTCCTCGACAACTGATATTGCTGGGATTGCCCCTGGTGCTCTACACTCATTTCCGTTGTCGCTCGGTCCCTTTTCTGCACAGTTTCTTAACCCTTACGTTCTCTCTCTTCCTCCCTCAATGCTCACTGATGGGGGCAAGATGCCACTTTTTTCTAATCCCCAAAATGTTACACGCTTTTCCAACTCCATCCTGTCCCAGTCTCTATCTTCTCACAGCCCGTTGTCTCCCTACCTGTCAAACGGGGATGACTGCGAGTCCGCTTTGGATCTGAGTATGGGGAAGAACAACTCCAAATCTGTTTCTTCACCCTCCTCTCTTGCTGATAGTATTGCAGCACAGAAGGGACAACTGCTGGACGGGCTCGGCTTACGGCCCACTTCCAAAGGTTTGGTTGTCGTGCAGGTTAAGCCAGAATCCATCGCCGCCATGTCTCCGTCAAACAGCCCTATAAATCTGGTCAACTGTAGCAACATTGCAACCCCCCACATCAACGCACGAGCAGCAGCAAAAATGAATGCCATGCTAATGGAGAGGGAGCGAGAGAAGGAGAAGGAccgggagcagcagcagcagaggaagtcCAAAGGAAAAAGGTACAGAGACATGCGGCGCTCAAGGACCATCATTCAGGCTGAACAACTTGACATTCTGTACGGCTGCTATTTCAAAGACCCAAATCCGGGGAAGCATGAGTTTGAACAGATTTCCGAGTGGGTTCACCTTCCAAAGAAAGTTGTGCAGATTTGGTTCCAGAACATGAGAGCAAGGGAAAGAAAAGGAGAGGTGCGTTTTATCAGCGACGGGACGCTGGCGGCTGTTGGAAAGCCTCTCATCAAATTCACTTGGCCTCTCTCCAAGCCTATCTTCTCCAACAAGTCTGCTTCAAACAACACAGGGGGCATCACTGCCACTCCAATCGTGCGCACCctcataaaaacagacagagagCCCGGAAAAGACTTAGACAAAGCAGTCATGGTGAAAAAAATAACCCCTGTTCCCATCAAGCCCAAGGAGATGAGTTCCACTGCTGCGGGATCTCCTGTGAGCAGCAGCGCTTCAGCTATGCCAAAGACACATCCTGAAACCACCAGCAATGTCACTATGGTTAAAGTCACACCCAAAGTCAGTACCCCAGTGCTCTTAGCAGCACCCAGGGACCTTATTCCAATCGCCCCTAGGCCACCTCATCcacaaaaagcagaagaaagcgAAGAGGAAAAGACAGATGAGGAAAAAGACGATGGAAGTGAGATGACATCTGGACCGGGAATAGCTAACCGCATGGTACCAAAGCTGGCCACAACTCCCATCAATAACAGGGCTTCAGTGACGGCAGTGGTGCCACAAAAACAGAACGGGCTGAACTACTGGACCCCCAAAGTCCCCATTAAAATCAACACGCTGTCAAGAGAACAATTGGCTCTTCCCACACACAGCGCTCGCACCATCCCGCCTCCTCCCACACCCAACATTGCACCAGTGAGCCCAAATACCCAGAGCTCAGTTAAAGTGGCCAGCCCCTCCACTCCAGCCGTGGCTAAATCGAGCCCAGGAGACAGCGGCTTTCTGTCCCACTCATCCAGCCGTCGGCCACGCACTCACTTGTCTTGCCTACAGCTATCCATCCTGCAGTCGTGCTACGAGACCTGCGCCCACCCAAACGCCATGGAGTGCGAGGCCATCGGAAGTGAATTGAACCTTCCACTGAAGGTGGTCCAGATCTGGTTCCAGAACACGAGAGCAAAAGAGAAGCGCTGGAGGCTGCAGCAGGAAAAACTG